In the genome of Deinococcus ruber, one region contains:
- a CDS encoding 3'-5' exonuclease, with translation MSGQRQVHALVDLETLSSRPNAALIEIGAVLFDPERLEILGSFQTFVDARSSKAAGGDVLFGTLRWWLRQSLAAQQHQREGQRGAPPEHEALAALTAFLRGSAGPDVRVRVWALGASFDLPILDAAYRRHGLTPAWVYPTHRCARTLLHLLPKEQWLPPEPGLVAHCALPDALRDTRQLLHVARTLKLTLR, from the coding sequence GTGAGCGGGCAGAGGCAGGTCCATGCGCTGGTGGACCTCGAAACGTTGTCGAGCCGTCCGAATGCGGCGCTGATCGAGATCGGGGCGGTGCTGTTCGATCCTGAGCGCCTTGAAATCCTCGGGAGCTTTCAGACGTTCGTGGATGCGCGGAGCAGCAAGGCGGCGGGTGGGGACGTGCTGTTCGGAACGCTCCGCTGGTGGTTGCGTCAGTCGCTGGCCGCGCAGCAGCATCAGCGGGAGGGACAGCGGGGCGCCCCTCCCGAGCATGAGGCGTTGGCAGCGCTGACGGCGTTCCTGCGGGGCTCGGCTGGGCCGGATGTGCGGGTACGGGTGTGGGCGTTGGGCGCGAGTTTCGATCTGCCGATTCTCGACGCGGCGTACCGCCGTCACGGCCTGACGCCCGCTTGGGTGTATCCGACGCACCGTTGTGCGCGGACGCTACTGCATCTGCTGCCGAAAGAGCAGTGGTTGCCGCCAGAGCCGGGATTGGTGGCGCACTGTGCGTTGCCGGATGCGCTGCGGGATACGCGGCAGCTGCTGCATGTCGCCCGGACGCTCAAGTTGACGCTGCGCTGA